In a single window of the Deltaproteobacteria bacterium genome:
- a CDS encoding S1 RNA-binding domain-containing protein has product EVLSVGQRVEVAVLRIEETGDPKRPRKIALSVRALARDPWEDVDRRFAAGTRVRGKVVRIQPFGAFVELAPGLLGLVHVSELGAGRRVNHPREVVAVGDEVEATVLSVDRERRRIALSMAAARDEDAARDERDAAADYRPPSGGLGTLGDLLKKSLGDRRD; this is encoded by the coding sequence GCGAGGTGCTGTCGGTCGGCCAGCGCGTCGAGGTGGCCGTGCTGCGCATCGAGGAAACGGGAGATCCGAAGCGTCCCCGCAAGATCGCGCTGTCGGTGCGGGCGCTGGCCCGCGATCCGTGGGAGGACGTGGACCGGCGATTTGCGGCCGGAACGCGGGTGCGCGGCAAGGTAGTGCGCATACAACCGTTCGGCGCGTTCGTCGAGCTGGCTCCCGGGCTACTCGGGCTCGTCCACGTCAGCGAGCTGGGCGCCGGGCGGCGCGTGAACCATCCGCGCGAGGTCGTCGCGGTCGGCGACGAGGTCGAAGCCACGGTGCTGTCGGTCGATCGGGAGCGGCGCCGCATCGCGCTGTCGATGGCCGCCGCGCGCGATGAGGACGCCGCCCGCGACGAGCGGGACGCGGCCGCCGACTACCGGCCGCCCTCCGGCGGGCTCGGCACGCTGGGCGACCTGCTCAAAAAGAGCCTCGGCGACCGGCGCGATTGA